Proteins encoded within one genomic window of Polyodon spathula isolate WHYD16114869_AA chromosome 32, ASM1765450v1, whole genome shotgun sequence:
- the zgc:114119 gene encoding mediator of RNA polymerase II transcription subunit 30, protein MTALPVAGPRLPGLSPQTQASLPPQPNPGSSQPPQGALREIPPAILCKIGQETVQDIISRSMEIFHLMRATQLPNGVTQSHAVYQDRFHKLQEHLRQLTLLFRKLRLLYEKCAETTAELGETPSELIPYLGEEAPGVQVDPCGFTAQWERQEVFKKVKQKNQEMKLLMDQMRNLLWDVNAMLTLRK, encoded by the exons ATGACAGCGCTGCCCGTGGCGGGACCCCGTTTGCCGGGACTGTCCCCCCAGACTCAGGCTAGCCTGCCCCCCCAGCCGAACCCGGGCTCCTCCCAGCCACCCCAGGGGGCCCTGCGCGAGATCCCCCCCGCCATCCTGTGCAAGATCGGACAGGAGACTGTGCAGGACATCATCTCCCGAAGCATGGAGATCTTCCACCTCATGAGGGCCACTCAG CTGCCGAATGGGGTGACGCAGAGCCACGCTGTGTACCAGGACCGCTTCCACAAGCTGCAGGAGCACCTCCGCCAGCTGACACTGCTCTTCCGTAAACTGCGTCTGCTGTACGAGAAGTGTGCCGAGACCACCGCGGAGCTCGGCGAGACGCCCAGCGAG CTGATTCCCTATCTGGGAGAGGAGGCTCCTGGAGTTCAGGTGGATCCCTGTGGATTCACGGCACAGTGGGAGCGCCAGGAGGTATTCAAG AAAGTGAAGCAGAAGAACCAGGAGATGAAGCTGCTGATGGACCAAATGCGCAACCTGCTGTGGGACGTGAACGCCATGCTGACCCTGAGGAAGTGa